The Limisphaera ngatamarikiensis genomic sequence CACACCCGCACTCAAGTGGGGGTCCACCGGCGTCTACCGCGAGGACGAACAGGGCCGCCCCATCTACGACTGGACCATCCTCGACCGCATCTTCGACACCTACCGCGCCTGCCGCGTCCGACCCTACGTCGAGATCGGTTTCATGCCCCGCGACCTCTCCACCCGCCCCGACCCCTACCAGCACAACTGGCACCCCGGCGCCCCCTACGAAGCCATCTACACCGGCTGGGCCCACCCGCCCAGGGACTATGGAAAATGGGCCGACCTCGTGTACGCCTGGGTCCAACATTGCATCGAACGTTACGGCCGGGCCGAGGTCGAACAGTGGTACTGGCAGGTCTGGAACGAACCCAACATCGGTTACTGGCAGGGTACCCGCGACGAGTTCCTCCGGCTCCACGATTTCGCCATCCACGCCGTGCGCCGCGCCCTGCCCACCGCACGCGTCGGCGGACCCGATGTGGCCGGCAGCGGCGGCCGCTTCATGGAAGCCTTCCTCGTACACTGCCTCCGCGGCACCAACCACGCCACCGGCCGGCGCGGTACCCCGCTCGATTTCGTCTCCTTCCACGCCAAGGGCGCGCCCGTTTTCACCAACGGACACGTCCGCATGGGCCTCCACGTCCACCTCCGCACCATCCGCGACGGTTTCCGCCTCCTGAACCGTTTCCCCGAACTGCGGGACACGCCGGTGATCCTCGGTGAATCCGACCCCGAAGGCTGTGCCGCCTGCCAGGGCCCCCAGCTCGGCTACCGCAACGGCACCCTCTACGCCAGCTACACCGCCGCCAGCTTCCCCCGCATCCTCGAGCTGGCCCGCCGCCACCAGATCCGACTCGAGGGAGTCCTCACCTGGGCCTTCACCTTTGAAAACCAACCGCCCTTCGCCGGATTCCGCCAACTGGCCACCGACGGGATTGATCTGCCCGTCCTCAACGTCTTCCGCATGTTCAGCCGCATGGACGGCGCCGAACTGCCCGTCACCAGCACTGCCGCAGCCCCGCTCGACGACATCCTCGAACACGGCGTCCGCAACGAACCCGACGTCGCCGCCGTCGCCACCCTCACCACCAACGCCCTCCACGTGCTCCTCTGGCATTATCACGATGACGATCTCCCGGGGCCCTCGGCCCACGTCCATCTCACCTTCCGCGACCTCCCCGAAGGCTGGCACCAGCTGCGCCTGACCCACCTCCGCATCGACCACGACCACAGCAACGCCTACACCGAGTGGCTTCGCATGGGTCAACCCAACCCCATCACCCCGGAACAACGCGCCCGACTCGAAGCCGCCTCCGCCCTCAGCGAATACGAACCGGCCCGCACCCTGCCCGTCCACCAACGCCAGATCTCGATCGACTTCATCCTCCCGCGCCAAGGGGTCTCGTTCCTGACCCTCTCGAACGACCACTCTTAACCCACCGACCGGACTCGAACGCACCCCCGTGTCCCAAGCCGCGCTGCCCTGCCCGGGCCATCCATCCGCCGCCCAGGTTCACGCCCGTCCCCCGGCCCCGCGAATCGGAACCTGCGCGCCTGTGTCCCATCATCGCAGCCGATCCCCGGGCTCCAGTCTCCACCTCCACAGTCCGGGCCGGCGGCCCCGCACCTCGAGACCCGTGCCCCCAACCACTCACACCCTTGCCCGGCCTCCCAACCCCGGCGATAATCCAACCCCGGCGAACGGCCACAAACGGCCGAACCCGCACACGATATCAGCCCGACAAAGCCCATGAGCTTCCGTTTCTGGCGCAGATTCCAACTGTTCCCCGGTGTCACGGTGAACCTCAGCAAATCCGGTCCCTCCGTCTCCTTCGGACCGCGCGGCGCAAAGCTCACCATTGGACCGCGAGGCACACGGGCCACCATCGGCCTGCCCGGCACCGGCCTCTTCTACACCACGAGCTTGACCCCGCCCAAAAGATCGGGCCACCG encodes the following:
- a CDS encoding GH39 family glycosyl hydrolase, giving the protein MKTPRIPTLGTLTLLAWVSCIHPIPATGAPGPQPAPKPLYRDPVHDGAADPVVIWNPHRQRWWMFYTNRRANATNAPGVSWVHGTRIGIAESPDRGRTWLHLGTADIDLPPEFGEDQVTHWAPEVITDPDGLHHMFLTVVPGIFTDWNHPRDIVHLTSTNLRHWRFLQKLRLASDRVIDACILRLPDGTWRLWYNNERDRKSIYYADSPDLRSWTDRGKTVGDQPGEGPKVFFWQNHYWMITDVWRGLAVYKSTNALHWTRQPHDLLAEPGQGPDDGVVGQHPDVVVSGNRAFLFYFTHPGRRGPDAQKDGYEQRRSSIQVVELAYTNGWLHCDRDAPTFIELLPPAAPGAGPAPFPVHLHINAAQPGPPWPPVWRFFGCDEPNYAYMPNGQKLMRQLGALRPDQVFFRTHNLLNSGDGTPALKWGSTGVYREDEQGRPIYDWTILDRIFDTYRACRVRPYVEIGFMPRDLSTRPDPYQHNWHPGAPYEAIYTGWAHPPRDYGKWADLVYAWVQHCIERYGRAEVEQWYWQVWNEPNIGYWQGTRDEFLRLHDFAIHAVRRALPTARVGGPDVAGSGGRFMEAFLVHCLRGTNHATGRRGTPLDFVSFHAKGAPVFTNGHVRMGLHVHLRTIRDGFRLLNRFPELRDTPVILGESDPEGCAACQGPQLGYRNGTLYASYTAASFPRILELARRHQIRLEGVLTWAFTFENQPPFAGFRQLATDGIDLPVLNVFRMFSRMDGAELPVTSTAAAPLDDILEHGVRNEPDVAAVATLTTNALHVLLWHYHDDDLPGPSAHVHLTFRDLPEGWHQLRLTHLRIDHDHSNAYTEWLRMGQPNPITPEQRARLEAASALSEYEPARTLPVHQRQISIDFILPRQGVSFLTLSNDHS